The following coding sequences are from one Schizosaccharomyces osmophilus chromosome 1, complete sequence window:
- the dcd1 gene encoding deoxycytidylate deaminase, translating to MPLVGLTGPICSGKDTLVEFLVEELDFKLIERVYKADEASDHVYQVDDEILVGANALIDYVTQRWRSRLVMNGIPSTQFLNGIIKRPFFLLVYVDAPVLTRFRRYRSYPHKKNTTLEQFCAIQDEAAFKSDNSVNRHRSLAQVHINNDAFEKPVLRDKLRSADMMNNDRFRPSWDSYFMQMASLAAMRSNCMKRRVGCVLVRDNRIIATGYNGTPRGIKNCNEGGCPRCNSALSCGTDLHTCLCLHAEENALLEAGRERVGSNGILYCDTCPCLTCSVKIAQVGISEVVYSTSYSMDNHTASILKEGGVRLRQFVPPENNVF from the exons atgccACTAGTAGGACTCACTGGCCCTATATGCAGTGGTAAGGATACATTGGTAGAGTTTTTGGTTGAAGAACTTGATTTTAAACTTATCGAGCGAGTATACAAGGCGGACGAAGCAAGCGACCATGTTTACCAAGTCGACGATGAAATATTAGTAGGAGCCAACGCGTTAATCGATTATGTTACTCAGCGTTGGCGTAGCAGATTAGTCATGAATGGGATTCCCTCTACTCAGTTTCTTAATGGGATTATAAAACGAccctttttccttcttgtcTATGTTGATGCTCCAGTTCTTACTCGCTTTCGCCGTTACAGAAG TTACcctcataaaaaaaatactacTCTCGAGCAATTTTGTGCCATTCAAGATGAAGCAGCCTTCAAAAGCGATAATAGCGTAAATCGTCATCGATCTTTGGCTCAGGTTCACATCAATAACGATGCCTTTGAAAAACCCGTTCTGCGGGATAAACTAAGAAGCGCAGATATGATGAACAATGATAGATTCCGTCCATCTTGGGATAGCTACTTTATGCAAATGGCTAGTTTAGCTGCAATGAGAAGTAACTGCATGAAACGGCGTGTAGGTTGTGTCCTTGTTCGTGACAATCGCATTATTGCTACCGGGTATAATGGAACACCTAGAGGgataaaaaattgtaatgAAGGCGGATGCCCTAGGTGTAACTCTGCTCTGTCTTGTGGCACTGACTTGCACACGTGCCTGTGTCTTCATGCAGAGGAAAATGCCCTATTGGAAGCTGGACGTGAACGCGTCGGATCCAATGGTATTCTATATTGCGACAC GTGTCCCTGTCTAACTTGCTCGGTGAAAATTGCTCAAGTCGGTATCAGCGAAG TTGTTTACAGCACGTCTTACAGTATGGATAACCATACTGCATCAATACTTAAAGAAGGAGGTGTCCGTCTACGACAGTTTGTACCACCTGAAAACAACGTCTTTTGA